The DNA region CGATTAGTAAATTGATAGAACAAAACATTGTGTAGATTACTGTCCATTTCTTTCATTAATACTATGTGAGCTGTGATattaaaaataagattttttttccttttctttttagttgACACTAGGTATATCCAACTTATGCTAATTAATTCTGGGATCATCAGCTTAAtctcatgaaaatttttcatcgaccatcaaaataaatcaaaaagtgATCGAGTGGCTATCAATCTCTCTTTCTAGATAAGAAATAGTCTTACACCCAATAGTATTATATAGAGCATGTTCAAATTCAACCAATAGTATTATATTGAATCGACgtgatttaattataatttagacATAAAATATTAAAGTATTAGTTTATAGTAAAATAATATTCAAATAAGTGAAGGACATACATTTCATCAATTCATCGACCTGTGATTGTGATACTCATTTCTTTAGTAGAGCAATCTCCTTCACTATAAATTGATGTTATTGTAGGTTGCTTGAGTGGAGTTAGAAGTTGCTCATCACTTGCTAACATCATCACTACCTCTGTCATTGTTGGTCTTTCTTCATGGTTATCTTGTACACATAAAAGAGCCATTCGAATGCAACGTAAAAGTTCGATTGTTGGATATGAGCAACTTACTGCATCATTGAGAATCTCCAAGGATCTACCTTCCTTCCAAAGTTTATAAGACTgtgatcacataaaaataaaattttgaattctatAACATTTAGAAagataaaagtatatatattttaagttaaacttaCATGCTGTAAAAGGTTTAAATTAGAATTTGTTTGACCGAATGTTCGATTCTTCTTGCCGCTCAAGATTTCTAGTACTATCACACCAAAACTAAATACGTCTGACTTAAATGAGAATTGTCCATATAACAAGTACTCAGGAGCCATATATCCACTGTATTAAATAACTCCAATGTTAGTTTTATTCTATATTAGAAAAGGATAATGATTTATAATTTGCGAGAGACTAAATGTAGCTTGAAGAATTAACTTACAATGTTCCAATAGGTCTTGTGGTTCCATCCTCAAGAGCTCTATCTCCTTCAAATATCCTTGCAATGCCAAAATCTGAAATCTTTGGAATCATGTCCTTATCAAGAAGGATATTACTTGGCTTAAGATCGCGATGAATGACTCTCAAGACAGAGTCTTGATGAAGGTACAAAAGTCCTCGAGCAATACCAACTATAATCTCAAGACGTTTTTGCCAATTTAGCAAGGAACATTTTGTTTTATCTAGAGTCATTTTCATACGATTAGCTATATGAATGAAGATAAATATCTAACCATTTATGAAGTGATGGAATTAACTTATTATGGAAAACAAACTTACCATAAATGAAGGCGTCTAAGCTCTTGTTTTCCATGTATTCAAGAATTATAATTCTCTCCGTGTCTTCGATACAACAGCCTAAAAGTCGAACAAGGTTTCTATGTTGTAACTTGGCTATCAGTGAGAGTTCATTTTGGAATTGATTTGGGCCTTGTGAGGAGTTTCTTGACAATTTCTTGACAGCAATCTTTTGTCCATCTTCTAATTGACCCTAATGAAAACGAACTGTTTATTTCATATTTGTTGGTTTAAAAGATTGGCCCCTTTTTGGGATGCTGGAATTCTTCTTACCATGTAAACAACACCAAATCCACCTTCTCCCAGTTTGTTTCCATCAGAGAAGTCGTTTGTTGCAGTTTTTATTGTCTCCAAATTGTAGGAAGGTAGTAACCCCAATGTGTTGATCATATCTGGCACAAAAGTCACACCCCTTAATCAGTATAATTCCTCCatcatgattttttatttttaaaaaattaagaaagaaaTGAAGAAATACGTAGATTTCAACTAAACTCTGTAATCAGATAATGAGCTAATAGATGAATGTTAGGAAAAACAGCGTAAGAATTCAGTGTATACAATGAGCAATGAGGAAGAAGAGCAGGAACTCACCTACTCCTTTATCATTATTATGCAGACAAGAATCTTCTGAGTCGATCGAAACCAACCTGGACTCCGATACATCATCACAAGTCGTCGAGTTACCTGCGGGAACGAAGTGAACACCATGATCGACATTGCTTTCTCACAaataaaactaaaacatagtgGCAATTGGCTATTGATTACCTTCCTTTACATTTGGCAATTGTAATGGCAATCTGGTTGACgctctttttctcttcctccaaaCGAGTACGCCAACACAACATAGAAGAAAAAATCCCAGTAACAGAGGAATGGCTATCGCCGCCCAGACGTGCTTCTTTGTGGATGATTctggaaggaaaataaaagacaGATGTTTGATCAATCATACTTTGGTGATCCAATTTTGTGGATAATTAGATTACCTGCGAGCCGAACGTATAAATCATCTCCTTCATCGACAAAAGTTCTGAGATCCAACAGATCACCAAGCCAAGTTATGCATCCATAAGACCCACTGATCACCGCATACGCCACGCATGAGCAATTATCCGAGCACAAATTCTTGCAGTCATCGAGACTCATGTTTCCTCGTGGTGTAGCGTTCTCAGTGTCAGGCACCTTCACGTTCTGCACCTTGGAAAACTGGTTCGACGAGCAATTCAAAGGCTTTTCCCTCTCGCATCCGGCCTCTCTTCCATTCTCCGTAATATTTACGAACCCGTCCAAGCACTGGCACTCGACAGCAACGTATTTATTGGTGCACACTCTGTTGCGGCCGCAGAGATTGTACATATCGCACTCGTCCGCCGGAATCGACGACAGAAGCTGCCACTCTCTATTGCCACCTCTGTCAAGAAACCAACGCTGGATGGTTCCATTGGCCCACAACGTTGACCGAATCAGTACCGGCGTCGGTGAGGCTCTGTAATTAACCATAAAATAGCTCTCATTCTCGTTGGACACAAACGTGTAATTTGCTGGGTTGGTCACCTGGTTGCTTGCTATCGATGGATAGCCGACGAACCCATATCCGTTCCATAGGCCGCTGCGATGGTATTTGGCGGATCCGTTAAAAATGACCAAATCCGGAATAGGTAGAGCACGAATCATATGGGTGTAGTCTCCCGGAGAAGGATCCGTGGAGTTTTTCCATGACACTTGCCGCCGTGATGTGTTGGTCCGTTTGACAAATCCGAACTTCATGCCAGGGAGCTGTGTGCTGCTGTCATTTGAGTGCTCAAAGCTCTGCCATAGAATCAAGTTGCTGTCGTTCAGCACGAGGTTTCCAGAATCTAAAAGCTGCAAGCGTGCAGAATTGAGTCCTGTGGATCTCGTTCCCGTCGACCAAACTGTTTGGTCATCCTCAAATAAGATTAGATTTCCATCGGAAGTGAGGTTGAAGGATGCCATGGCTGTGTTGACAGACTTGTTCCGATTGGCGATCCATACTACAATGCCTTCTTGCGGTGTGAAATTACAGTACCAGATTCCTAAGTATCCCTTCCCTGAACTATTATCTAGACTGAAGAAGCCCAGTTGGAACAATTCTCCTGTCGATCTCAAAGTCTGGCCATTCACAAGTGAAGTGTCCTGGATCATTGTATCTCCTGTACAATAAATATCTAAAGAAATATGTACCAgataatattcttttaaaaataaaaaaattccatCAGGCACATCTGCTTTGCTCTATTTATTGTCCGTCCAAACCAACTGCCTACTAACTAGTTGAAAATTGATTCAAAAAGAACTCTTCTATTTAAGGa from Zingiber officinale cultivar Zhangliang chromosome 4B, Zo_v1.1, whole genome shotgun sequence includes:
- the LOC121975549 gene encoding receptor-like serine/threonine-protein kinase SD1-7 isoform X2, producing the protein MASFNLTSDGNLILFEDDQTVWSTGTRSTGLNSARLQLLDSGNLVLNDSNLILWQSFEHSNDSSTQLPGMKFGFVKRTNTSRRQVSWKNSTDPSPGDYTHMIRALPIPDLVIFNGSAKYHRSGLWNGYGFVGYPSIASNQVTNPANYTFVSNENESYFMVNYRASPTPVLIRSTLWANGTIQRWFLDRGGNREWQLLSSIPADECDMYNLCGRNRVCTNKYVAVECQCLDGFVNITENGREAGCEREKPLNCSSNQFSKVQNVKVPDTENATPRGNMSLDDCKNLCSDNCSCVAYAVISGSYGCITWLGDLLDLRTFVDEGDDLYVRLAESSTKKHVWAAIAIPLLLGFFLLCCVGVLVWRKRKRASTRLPLQLPNVKEGNSTTCDDVSESRLVSIDSEDSCLHNNDKGVDMINTLGLLPSYNLETIKTATNDFSDGNKLGEGGFGVVYMGQLEDGQKIAVKKLSRNSSQGPNQFQNELSLIAKLQHRNLVRLLGCCIEDTERIIILEYMENKSLDAFIYDKTKCSLLNWQKRLEIIVGIARGLLYLHQDSVLRVIHRDLKPSNILLDKDMIPKISDFGIARIFEGDRALEDGTTRPIGTFGYMAPEYLLYGQFSFKSDVFSFGVIVLEILSGKKNRTFGQTNSNLNLLQHSYKLWKEGRSLEILNDAVSCSYPTIELLRCIRMALLCVQDNHEERPTMTEVVMMLASDEQLLTPLKQPTITSIYSEGDCSTKEMSITITGR
- the LOC121975549 gene encoding receptor-like serine/threonine-protein kinase SD1-7 isoform X1; this translates as MQQLFLFRFLEIVAVMLFVVGQSSSSGDTMIQDTSLVNGQTLRSTGELFQLGFFSLDNSSGKGYLGIWYCNFTPQEGIVVWIANRNKSVNTAMASFNLTSDGNLILFEDDQTVWSTGTRSTGLNSARLQLLDSGNLVLNDSNLILWQSFEHSNDSSTQLPGMKFGFVKRTNTSRRQVSWKNSTDPSPGDYTHMIRALPIPDLVIFNGSAKYHRSGLWNGYGFVGYPSIASNQVTNPANYTFVSNENESYFMVNYRASPTPVLIRSTLWANGTIQRWFLDRGGNREWQLLSSIPADECDMYNLCGRNRVCTNKYVAVECQCLDGFVNITENGREAGCEREKPLNCSSNQFSKVQNVKVPDTENATPRGNMSLDDCKNLCSDNCSCVAYAVISGSYGCITWLGDLLDLRTFVDEGDDLYVRLAESSTKKHVWAAIAIPLLLGFFLLCCVGVLVWRKRKRASTRLPLQLPNVKEGNSTTCDDVSESRLVSIDSEDSCLHNNDKGVDMINTLGLLPSYNLETIKTATNDFSDGNKLGEGGFGVVYMGQLEDGQKIAVKKLSRNSSQGPNQFQNELSLIAKLQHRNLVRLLGCCIEDTERIIILEYMENKSLDAFIYDKTKCSLLNWQKRLEIIVGIARGLLYLHQDSVLRVIHRDLKPSNILLDKDMIPKISDFGIARIFEGDRALEDGTTRPIGTFGYMAPEYLLYGQFSFKSDVFSFGVIVLEILSGKKNRTFGQTNSNLNLLQHSYKLWKEGRSLEILNDAVSCSYPTIELLRCIRMALLCVQDNHEERPTMTEVVMMLASDEQLLTPLKQPTITSIYSEGDCSTKEMSITITGR